A portion of the Armatimonadota bacterium genome contains these proteins:
- a CDS encoding aquaporin: MNYKAWLAEFVGTFGFVFLGVASVCATTAPGAAGGVAPALAHGLALAIMITATAAISGGHINPAVTLGALIAGKIKAGDAAGYVIAQLAGALVAVKVLAMTVPELHNPMSISGITPTPLGDASQLQVILAEAIGTFFLVFTVFGTAIDSRAPKMGGWFVGMVVSAMALSIGFVSGGSFNPARYFGPALATGDMGNLAVYLLAPVLGGIVAALLYQSVFMPKEEKAAE, translated from the coding sequence ATGAACTACAAGGCGTGGCTCGCCGAATTCGTCGGCACCTTTGGCTTCGTATTTCTGGGCGTGGCTTCAGTCTGCGCCACGACGGCGCCGGGCGCAGCTGGAGGCGTCGCCCCCGCCCTCGCCCATGGCCTGGCTCTTGCCATCATGATCACGGCAACAGCCGCCATCAGCGGTGGGCACATTAACCCGGCAGTGACCCTTGGGGCGCTCATCGCGGGCAAGATCAAGGCGGGGGATGCCGCCGGATACGTCATTGCCCAGCTTGCGGGGGCCTTGGTCGCGGTCAAGGTTCTGGCGATGACGGTCCCCGAGTTACATAACCCGATGTCGATCAGCGGCATCACTCCCACTCCGCTTGGCGACGCAAGCCAATTGCAGGTGATCCTGGCTGAGGCAATCGGAACGTTCTTCCTCGTCTTCACGGTCTTCGGCACTGCGATCGATAGCCGCGCGCCCAAGATGGGGGGCTGGTTCGTAGGCATGGTTGTGTCGGCGATGGCATTGTCCATCGGCTTTGTTTCGGGCGGATCGTTCAACCCTGCGAGGTACTTTGGACCGGCCCTCGCGACCGGAGATATGGGGAACTTGGCCGTTTACCTGCTGGCGCCGGTGTTGGGCGGCATCGTTGCGGCGTTGCTATACCAGTCGGTGTTTATGCCAAAGGAAGAAAAGGCGGCGGAGTGA
- a CDS encoding cytochrome bc complex cytochrome b subunit gives MAKVSTYIVERLGLQDTLQYASQKAVPQHKHSFWYFWGGISLFSFLIQVVTGILLMVYYRPGPEAHESVRQITYQMNFGWLIRSTHNWAASIFIVSIFVHMFSVYFMKAYRKPREFLWLSGVVLLLLGLTFGFSGYLLPMDMLSYFATKVGLEIPKSLPFIGPAVADILRGGIDVTEFTVQRFFALHTVILPMVFIPFLLAHLWMVQKHGNSLPESEEAKPETDRKSIPFFPNFLMQDLAMWLIALNVIALLAAMFPWQLGEPADPLKPAPVGIHPEWYFMSPFQTLKLIGKLIPGAAGEVIGMSVFTLGMVLWILIPFYDVKSKGAQRAKRATYFGLLALFILVGTSAWGYLGVQ, from the coding sequence ATGGCAAAGGTCAGCACGTACATCGTCGAAAGACTAGGCCTGCAGGACACTCTGCAATATGCGTCTCAGAAGGCAGTGCCGCAGCACAAGCACAGCTTCTGGTACTTCTGGGGCGGCATATCCCTCTTCAGCTTTCTCATCCAAGTGGTGACCGGAATCCTGCTCATGGTTTATTACCGGCCCGGTCCGGAAGCCCACGAATCCGTCCGGCAGATTACGTACCAGATGAACTTCGGGTGGCTCATCCGCTCGACCCACAACTGGGCAGCGTCGATCTTCATCGTCTCGATCTTCGTGCACATGTTCTCGGTCTACTTCATGAAGGCGTACCGAAAACCGCGCGAATTCCTCTGGCTCAGCGGGGTTGTCCTGCTACTGTTGGGTTTGACCTTCGGTTTCAGCGGCTACCTCTTGCCGATGGACATGCTCTCCTACTTCGCCACGAAAGTAGGTCTCGAAATCCCAAAGTCGCTGCCGTTCATCGGCCCTGCGGTCGCCGATATCCTTCGCGGAGGTATCGACGTCACCGAATTCACGGTGCAGCGGTTCTTCGCGCTCCACACCGTGATCCTCCCCATGGTCTTCATCCCCTTCCTGCTCGCGCACCTGTGGATGGTGCAGAAGCATGGGAACAGCCTGCCGGAGAGCGAGGAGGCCAAGCCCGAGACCGATAGGAAGTCCATCCCGTTCTTCCCGAACTTCCTGATGCAAGACCTGGCCATGTGGCTGATCGCTCTGAACGTGATCGCGCTCCTCGCCGCGATGTTCCCCTGGCAGCTCGGCGAACCTGCGGACCCGCTCAAGCCGGCGCCGGTAGGCATCCACCCCGAGTGGTACTTCATGAGCCCCTTCCAGACCCTCAAGCTCATCGGGAAGCTGATTCCCGGCGCAGCGGGCGAGGTAATCGGCATGTCCGTTTTCACCCTCGGCATGGTGCTCTGGATCCTGATTCCGTTCTACGACGTGAAGAGCAAGGGCGCCCAGCGGGCCAAGCGTGCGACCTATTTCGGACTGCTGGCGCTGTTCATTCTGGTCGGGACGTCCGCCTGGGGATACCTGGGAGTGCAGTAG
- a CDS encoding Rieske (2Fe-2S) protein, with translation MMDESKLNAEPTEALGTETSRRTFVRVAVAGMGLAYAGAIGYPIFRYLNSNVEKEAELAAIKEVTLKDAGKLPKGSILMFKFGPRPAMLIHHADDTWSAFEAVCTHMGCTVGYDAARERIACQCHGGQYDPKTGENVGGPPPRPLMKYNLVMSKGLATVTRI, from the coding sequence ATGATGGATGAATCGAAACTAAACGCCGAGCCCACGGAAGCGCTGGGCACAGAGACCTCTCGGCGAACCTTTGTGCGCGTGGCGGTTGCGGGCATGGGGCTGGCTTACGCCGGCGCCATCGGCTACCCCATCTTTCGCTACCTCAACTCCAACGTCGAAAAAGAAGCCGAGCTTGCCGCGATTAAGGAGGTCACTCTCAAAGACGCCGGCAAGCTGCCCAAGGGCTCGATTCTCATGTTCAAGTTTGGGCCCAGGCCGGCCATGCTCATCCACCACGCCGACGACACCTGGTCGGCCTTTGAAGCGGTCTGTACGCACATGGGGTGCACGGTCGGTTACGATGCCGCCCGCGAGCGAATCGCCTGCCAGTGCCATGGCGGGCAGTACGACCCCAAGACCGGCGAAAACGTGGGTGGGCCGCCGCCCCGGCCGCTCATGAAATACAACCTCGTAATGTCCAAAGGACTGGCAACGGTAACAAGGATCTAG
- a CDS encoding response regulator: protein MRTAVGSDPSQRMRVLVCDDERHIVRLVQVNLERQGYRVNTAFDGRAALEKMKADRPDLVVLDTDMPGMSGKGVWQAMQEDPDLAGIPVIMLGK from the coding sequence ATGCGCACGGCGGTGGGATCAGATCCGAGCCAACGAATGCGCGTCTTGGTTTGCGATGACGAGCGGCACATCGTGCGACTTGTTCAAGTCAACCTCGAACGCCAAGGATATCGAGTTAACACCGCATTTGACGGGAGGGCAGCGCTCGAGAAGATGAAGGCCGATCGTCCTGACCTGGTTGTTCTCGATACAGACATGCCCGGGATGTCTGGAAAGGGAGTTTGGCAGGCCATGCAAGAGGACCCGGATCTGGCCGGAATCCCGGTGATCATGCTTGGAAAGTAA
- a CDS encoding DUF1552 domain-containing protein produces the protein MSNPLSRRAVLSGVGAAIALPALDSIAPASAYSARAGAVAPVRMAFLFVPNGMNMEHWTPGGLSRVGQETAEPLANLPSILEPLAAVKPKMQVLSGLAQHNGFALGDGPGDHARSAASWLTGVHPKKTAGADIRNGISADQVAAARLGGKTRFGSIELGCERGGVAGDCDSGYSCAYSSCISWRSETTPVAKEVNPRLVFERLFGAPNANAEALRLRTQQRRSILDFVLEDASGLRAKLSGKDRQKVEEYLESLRDVEKRVAAFEQANPAGLVPSGQVPKGVPADYADHIRLMGDMMILAFQTDATRVATFMFANEGSNRSYRTVGVPDGHHDMSHHSGDPAKLEAKRKIDLFHVQQLAYIVNRMDSIKEQNGTLLDNTMLVYGGGIGDGNRHNHDDLPILLAGGGNVGLKGGRHVRYPSNTPMNNLFLSLLDRLGIPVETLGDSTGKLEGLF, from the coding sequence ATGAGTAATCCGTTATCTCGACGCGCTGTGCTTAGCGGGGTGGGCGCCGCCATCGCGCTACCTGCCCTCGATTCGATCGCGCCGGCCTCGGCCTATTCCGCGCGAGCCGGGGCTGTCGCGCCCGTTCGGATGGCGTTCCTTTTCGTTCCCAATGGCATGAATATGGAGCACTGGACGCCTGGCGGCCTTTCGAGGGTCGGACAGGAGACCGCCGAGCCCCTTGCGAACCTTCCCTCCATCCTTGAGCCGCTCGCGGCGGTAAAGCCCAAGATGCAGGTCCTCAGCGGGCTCGCTCAGCATAACGGATTCGCCCTCGGCGACGGTCCCGGCGACCATGCCCGCTCTGCAGCTTCCTGGCTTACGGGCGTTCACCCCAAAAAGACCGCGGGGGCAGACATCCGAAACGGGATCTCCGCAGACCAGGTGGCCGCGGCCCGGCTGGGAGGGAAGACCCGCTTCGGCAGCATCGAGCTCGGCTGCGAGCGCGGAGGCGTTGCCGGTGATTGCGACAGTGGCTATTCGTGCGCCTATTCGAGCTGCATTTCCTGGCGAAGCGAGACCACGCCCGTGGCGAAAGAGGTCAACCCGAGGCTGGTCTTCGAGCGGCTGTTTGGCGCGCCGAACGCAAATGCCGAAGCGTTGCGTCTGCGAACCCAGCAGCGCAGGAGCATCTTGGACTTCGTCCTTGAGGACGCATCCGGCCTTCGAGCCAAGCTGTCGGGCAAGGACCGCCAGAAGGTCGAGGAGTACCTGGAGAGCTTGCGCGACGTCGAAAAGCGCGTCGCAGCGTTTGAACAGGCGAATCCCGCTGGGCTGGTCCCCAGTGGACAGGTTCCAAAGGGGGTCCCCGCCGACTATGCCGACCACATTCGTCTCATGGGCGACATGATGATCCTTGCCTTCCAGACCGATGCAACCAGGGTTGCTACCTTCATGTTCGCGAACGAGGGATCAAACCGCAGTTACCGCACCGTCGGCGTCCCGGATGGGCATCACGACATGTCACATCATAGCGGCGACCCTGCAAAGCTCGAAGCTAAGCGCAAGATTGACCTGTTCCACGTCCAGCAACTCGCCTACATCGTGAACCGGATGGACTCCATCAAAGAGCAAAACGGAACCCTCCTCGACAACACCATGCTCGTCTATGGAGGCGGCATCGGCGATGGCAACCGACACAACCACGACGATCTCCCGATCCTCCTGGCCGGCGGCGGCAACGTTGGGCTGAAAGGGGGAAGGCACGTTCGCTACCCGTCCAACACGCCGATGAACAACCTGTTCCTGTCCCTGTTGGACCGGCTCGGAATCCCAGTCGAAACTCTCGGCGACAGCACGGGAAAACTCGAGGGCCTGTTTTGA
- a CDS encoding aldo/keto reductase, protein MPAVEYRSLGRTGMQVSVACMGTMTFGWEPDDWGSQEEEALTIAAKALDLGINFFDCADVYARGVSETILGKAIKGKRDKLVLATKCHGRMADDDPNAWGNSRRHVIEACEASLKRLGTDWIDLYQIHRPQPTIPIDETLRALDDLIRAGKVRYVGTSTYAAWQACEAHYVAKSLGTHGFVCEQPPYNLLDRRIEREFLPFCRTYDWGVIPWSPLAGGQLSGKYLGSTAGRARYATSDPMKRVNARSSQVVSRLKRIADRNGMTLATLSLAWVAGQPGITAPIIGARTESQLEESAAACQMKLSEKVMKAVDAVIAPGTHVSEYYNANFGPNAKPWA, encoded by the coding sequence ATCCCAGCAGTGGAGTATCGATCACTAGGAAGGACCGGAATGCAGGTCTCCGTGGCGTGCATGGGGACGATGACCTTTGGGTGGGAGCCCGACGATTGGGGATCGCAAGAGGAGGAGGCGCTGACGATCGCCGCAAAAGCGCTCGACCTCGGCATCAACTTCTTCGATTGCGCCGATGTTTACGCCAGGGGCGTTTCTGAGACGATCCTCGGCAAGGCGATCAAGGGCAAGCGCGACAAGCTGGTGCTTGCCACCAAGTGCCACGGCCGGATGGCCGACGACGACCCGAACGCCTGGGGCAACTCGCGGCGGCATGTGATCGAGGCATGCGAGGCCTCGCTCAAGCGCTTGGGCACGGACTGGATCGACCTCTATCAGATTCATCGTCCCCAGCCGACGATTCCGATCGACGAGACGCTGCGCGCGCTCGATGACCTAATCCGGGCTGGGAAGGTGCGGTACGTTGGGACATCCACCTACGCCGCTTGGCAGGCCTGCGAAGCGCACTATGTCGCTAAATCGCTGGGGACCCACGGCTTCGTTTGCGAGCAGCCGCCCTACAACCTGCTCGACCGGCGCATCGAGCGAGAGTTCCTTCCCTTCTGCCGGACCTACGACTGGGGTGTGATCCCATGGTCGCCCTTGGCTGGAGGCCAGTTGAGCGGCAAATACCTCGGCTCCACCGCGGGCCGTGCGCGCTATGCCACCAGCGACCCGATGAAGCGCGTAAACGCTCGGTCCTCGCAGGTGGTCTCCAGGCTCAAGCGGATCGCCGACCGGAACGGGATGACTTTGGCCACTCTGAGTCTGGCGTGGGTCGCGGGCCAGCCCGGAATCACCGCGCCGATCATCGGCGCGCGCACCGAGTCCCAGTTGGAGGAGTCTGCCGCTGCCTGCCAGATGAAGCTTTCGGAAAAGGTAATGAAGGCGGTCGACGCGGTGATCGCGCCGGGAACGCACGTTTCCGAGTACTACAACGCCAATTTCGGGCCCAATGCGAAGCCCTGGGCTTAA
- a CDS encoding PEP-CTERM sorting domain-containing protein (PEP-CTERM proteins occur, often in large numbers, in the proteomes of bacteria that also encode an exosortase, a predicted intramembrane cysteine proteinase. The presence of a PEP-CTERM domain at a protein's C-terminus predicts cleavage within the sorting domain, followed by covalent anchoring to some some component of the (usually Gram-negative) cell surface. Many PEP-CTERM proteins exhibit an unusual sequence composition that includes large numbers of potential glycosylation sites. Expression of one such protein has been shown restore the ability of a bacterium to form floc, a type of biofilm.), translating into MKLNKVLALGVLGMSLGASSFAGITDGDFELGGLGWSFVNGGVTGDLDGLGPCQGLLFGYGSTYPTLIGAAVNTTVVVDKPTLQFCYNFHTDETANDVPIGAPFDDKFDVRLVGAGGHNRLISVDSVYAAVGRGDLLTTNAKPASYHASTGWDTVAFDVSDFMGELVNVQFIVSDAGDSIRKSGFGLDDVRLVPEPSTAAVFGVALVGALARRRRK; encoded by the coding sequence ATGAAATTGAACAAGGTTCTTGCCTTGGGCGTGCTCGGCATGTCCCTGGGCGCATCTTCGTTTGCTGGCATCACCGACGGCGACTTTGAACTCGGCGGACTCGGCTGGTCCTTCGTCAACGGCGGCGTGACTGGCGACCTCGACGGCCTCGGCCCCTGCCAGGGCCTGCTCTTCGGCTACGGAAGCACGTACCCCACGCTCATCGGCGCGGCGGTCAACACGACTGTGGTAGTGGACAAACCCACCCTGCAGTTCTGCTACAACTTCCACACCGACGAGACCGCCAACGACGTTCCGATTGGCGCTCCGTTCGATGACAAGTTCGACGTTCGCCTCGTGGGCGCGGGCGGCCACAACCGCTTGATCTCCGTGGATTCGGTCTACGCTGCCGTTGGCCGCGGCGACCTGCTCACCACGAACGCCAAGCCGGCCAGCTACCATGCCTCGACCGGTTGGGACACGGTTGCGTTCGACGTTTCGGACTTCATGGGCGAGCTCGTGAACGTTCAGTTCATCGTCAGCGACGCCGGCGACTCGATCCGCAAGAGCGGCTTCGGTCTCGACGACGTCAGGCTCGTTCCCGAGCCATCGACGGCTGCGGTGTTCGGCGTGGCGCTCGTTGGCGCCCTCGCTCGACGACGACGCAAGTAA
- a CDS encoding PEP-CTERM sorting domain-containing protein yields the protein MIKTRAMALGLATMALGSSAFGFIINGDFESMPVGYNWFFVNGGVTGDLNGLGPCDGAYFGWANTEPTLIGAAIDTTCFVDDTTLEFCYNFFTDETANDVPIGAPYNDDFYVRLIAAGGYNRLIHVDSVYDALTRGDLLTTNPKPYDAGSGTPDFHAATGWRTFSADVSDFMGMTVNVQFVVSDAGDMLRKSGFGIDNVGIVPEPSTMAVFGVALLGAMARRRRK from the coding sequence ATGATCAAGACTAGGGCAATGGCCTTGGGCCTCGCCACCATGGCGCTGGGTTCGAGTGCATTTGGTTTCATCATCAATGGGGACTTCGAGTCCATGCCGGTTGGCTACAACTGGTTCTTCGTCAACGGGGGAGTCACTGGCGACCTCAACGGGCTTGGCCCCTGCGATGGCGCCTACTTCGGTTGGGCCAACACGGAGCCGACGCTCATCGGCGCCGCCATCGACACGACCTGCTTCGTGGACGACACGACGCTGGAGTTCTGCTACAACTTCTTCACGGACGAGACGGCCAACGACGTGCCGATCGGCGCGCCGTACAACGACGACTTCTACGTCCGGCTGATCGCAGCAGGCGGCTATAACCGGCTGATCCATGTGGATTCGGTCTATGATGCTTTGACTCGTGGCGACCTGCTCACCACGAATCCGAAGCCGTATGATGCCGGTTCCGGCACCCCGGACTTCCACGCTGCCACGGGCTGGAGAACGTTCTCTGCGGACGTCTCCGACTTCATGGGCATGACGGTGAACGTGCAGTTCGTCGTCAGCGATGCCGGCGACATGCTCCGCAAGAGCGGTTTCGGCATCGACAACGTTGGGATCGTTCCCGAGCCCTCCACCATGGCGGTGTTCGGCGTGGCGCTCCTTGGCGCGATGGCCCGACGACGACGCAAGTAG
- a CDS encoding PEP-CTERM sorting domain-containing protein, translated as MALGVVCFALGTTSFAGITDGDFELGGIGWSFANGGVTGDLNGLGPCQGQLFGFASTYPTLFGAAINTTVVIDAPILQFCYNFHTDETANDVPIGAPFDDKFDVRLVGAGGHNRLISVDSVYAAVGRGDLLTTNAKPSDYHASTGWDTAAFDVSDFMGELVNVQFLVSDAGDSIRKSGFGLDDVRLVPEPSTAAVFGVALVGALARRRRK; from the coding sequence ATGGCCTTGGGCGTTGTTTGCTTCGCCCTCGGCACTACTTCGTTTGCTGGTATTACTGACGGCGATTTCGAACTTGGCGGCATCGGCTGGTCGTTCGCCAACGGCGGCGTGACCGGCGACCTCAACGGGCTCGGCCCCTGCCAGGGCCAGCTGTTCGGCTTCGCAAGCACGTATCCGACGCTGTTCGGCGCTGCGATCAACACGACCGTGGTTATCGACGCACCGATCCTCCAGTTCTGCTACAACTTCCACACCGACGAGACCGCCAACGACGTTCCGATTGGCGCTCCGTTCGATGACAAGTTCGACGTTCGACTCGTGGGCGCGGGCGGCCACAACCGTTTGATCTCCGTGGATTCGGTCTACGCTGCCGTTGGCCGCGGCGACCTGCTCACCACGAACGCCAAGCCTAGCGACTACCACGCCTCGACCGGTTGGGACACGGCCGCGTTCGACGTCTCGGACTTCATGGGCGAGCTCGTCAACGTGCAGTTCTTGGTCAGCGACGCCGGCGACTCGATTCGCAAGAGCGGCTTCGGTCTCGACGATGTCAGGCTCGTCCCCGAGCCTTCGACGGCTGCAGTGTTCGGCGTGGCGCTCGTTGGCGCCCTCGCTCGACGACGACGCAAGTAA
- a CDS encoding Mu-like prophage major head subunit gpT family protein → MALTKSDIPDLLLPGLKAEFAIAYKAELDASTTEKIATVINTTMPVQKYPWLGTVPPMREFLDERRASGLAANTVTIEDKTFESTIAVDRKAIEDDQLDLIRLRIRDLAYRVAGHRHQIVVEALAGGFSGLAYDGLSFFHTAHVVNGANVSNKTTSALSATSLADGINAMMLVPDDQGTPLGVSPDTLVVGPKLQWAASELVESPVVVYKGNASDNAPSTNYKNALQGRLKLVVSPFLQGTFDDYWFLLDTKRPIRGVILQQRSDVPVEFSALESGNSDSAFMRDRYYYGVRARYNVGYGLWQTAYGAIL, encoded by the coding sequence ATGGCTCTAACCAAGAGCGACATACCGGATCTTTTGCTTCCCGGCCTGAAGGCCGAATTCGCCATCGCCTATAAGGCCGAGCTGGACGCCAGCACCACCGAGAAAATCGCCACTGTCATCAACACCACGATGCCGGTGCAGAAATATCCCTGGCTCGGCACCGTGCCGCCCATGCGGGAGTTCCTCGACGAGCGCCGCGCCTCGGGGCTGGCCGCCAACACCGTCACCATCGAAGACAAGACCTTCGAGAGCACCATCGCGGTGGACCGCAAGGCCATCGAGGACGACCAGCTCGACCTGATCCGGCTGCGCATCCGCGACCTGGCGTATCGCGTGGCGGGGCATCGTCACCAGATCGTGGTCGAGGCGCTCGCGGGCGGCTTTTCGGGGCTGGCTTATGACGGGCTGAGCTTCTTCCACACCGCGCACGTGGTGAACGGCGCGAACGTCTCCAACAAGACCACCTCGGCACTCAGCGCGACCTCGCTGGCGGATGGCATCAACGCGATGATGCTGGTGCCGGACGATCAGGGCACGCCTCTGGGGGTCTCGCCGGACACGCTGGTGGTCGGTCCGAAACTCCAATGGGCGGCCAGCGAACTGGTCGAGAGCCCGGTCGTGGTCTATAAGGGCAACGCCAGCGACAACGCGCCCAGCACGAACTACAAGAACGCGCTGCAGGGCCGGCTGAAGCTGGTGGTCTCGCCATTCCTTCAGGGGACGTTCGACGACTACTGGTTCCTGCTGGACACGAAGCGGCCGATCCGAGGCGTGATTCTGCAGCAGAGATCGGACGTGCCGGTGGAGTTCAGCGCGCTGGAGTCGGGGAACAGCGACTCGGCGTTCATGCGGGACCGCTACTACTACGGCGTCCGCGCCCGCTACAACGTGGGCTACGGCCTGTGGCAGACGGCGTACGGGGCGATTCTGTAG
- a CDS encoding DUF1592 domain-containing protein: MGRPIVLTAISFAAFGAGLLGAEGGQASTGQSGAPLQAFRSFVAKYCAPCHGSASPMGGLNLAGLKTEQDLLAARAAINKAVARVKARTMPPSGAVQPSQKERDSVVRAVQTVFAKAPPPRPDPGRPTLRRLNRAEYNNTVRDLFGLPADFHPAEDFPSDDVGYGFDNIGDVLSVSPLLLEKYLDAAEKIADRVIPVSSIKPVTFDPSTMSTDNGIVGEEGIKLFTVGRVFAEATVKEPGSYRIRVMAFGEQAGPEVCKMELRLDGKLLDTFQVRAVQKAQVYELPPVELVPGKHRLAAVFTNDYFNEKDPDPSKRDRNLIVSGIEIFGPLKSQPAPSAAYKRLLVVTPGDGDPAPAARAVLSAFLKRAFRRPVPAEETEKYVALVTKSVRAKETFEQGIRLAVQAALLSPSFLFRVEIDPPAPAGTRNARSLNDWELASRLSYFLWSSMPDGELFALAESGKLKDPASLAAQVARMLRDPRASSLTENFASQWLNLRKLDRATPDPDLFPMWSEDLRDSMREETERFFAGVVREDRSVLDFLDANYTYLNEPLAQLYGIQGISGQQFQRVLLTDKRRAGIVTQGALLTLTSNPNRTSPVKRGKWVLENLLGEPPPPPPPGIAPLPGDTDKVPTMTVKERLRLHRQNPECGVCHVKMDAIGFGLENFDAIGRWRTKDGPFTVDASEKMGDGTLIAGPEGLRGYLLKRKHDFVRTLADRLLTFALGRGMESSDEAAIGQIAARAAKEGYRFSSVVSAVVTSEPFLKRRTR; the protein is encoded by the coding sequence ATGGGTCGCCCGATCGTGCTCACGGCAATCTCCTTTGCCGCTTTTGGCGCCGGACTACTTGGAGCGGAGGGCGGACAAGCGTCCACGGGCCAAAGTGGGGCGCCGCTTCAGGCCTTTAGGAGCTTCGTCGCCAAATACTGCGCCCCTTGCCATGGCTCGGCTTCACCCATGGGGGGCCTCAACCTCGCGGGTCTCAAAACGGAGCAGGACCTCCTCGCCGCCCGCGCAGCCATCAACAAAGCCGTCGCAAGGGTCAAAGCGCGCACGATGCCGCCTTCGGGAGCGGTGCAGCCATCTCAGAAGGAAAGGGACTCCGTCGTCAGGGCGGTCCAGACGGTCTTTGCCAAGGCGCCACCACCTAGGCCCGACCCCGGGAGACCGACCCTCCGCCGCCTGAACCGGGCCGAATACAACAACACCGTCAGGGACCTCTTTGGGCTCCCGGCCGACTTCCATCCGGCAGAGGATTTCCCATCGGATGACGTGGGTTATGGCTTCGACAACATTGGCGACGTGCTCTCTGTCTCGCCGCTGCTCCTTGAAAAGTATCTGGACGCCGCCGAGAAGATTGCGGACCGCGTGATTCCCGTCTCTTCGATCAAGCCGGTGACGTTCGATCCGTCCACGATGTCCACCGACAACGGAATCGTGGGCGAAGAGGGCATCAAGCTGTTCACGGTCGGCCGGGTCTTTGCCGAAGCCACCGTGAAAGAACCGGGTTCCTACCGCATCCGCGTGATGGCCTTCGGCGAGCAGGCGGGTCCTGAAGTCTGCAAGATGGAGCTTAGGCTCGACGGCAAGCTCTTGGACACGTTCCAAGTGAGGGCCGTCCAAAAGGCGCAGGTCTACGAGCTCCCGCCGGTCGAGCTTGTGCCAGGGAAGCACAGGCTGGCTGCCGTCTTCACGAACGACTACTTCAACGAGAAGGACCCCGATCCGAGCAAACGCGACAGGAACCTTATCGTCAGCGGCATAGAGATTTTTGGCCCGCTGAAGTCCCAACCGGCTCCAAGCGCGGCCTACAAACGGCTCTTGGTGGTGACGCCCGGCGATGGGGACCCGGCGCCCGCGGCACGCGCGGTTCTCTCGGCGTTCCTGAAGCGGGCGTTCCGTCGGCCCGTGCCGGCTGAGGAGACCGAAAAGTACGTCGCGCTCGTCACCAAGTCCGTGCGCGCCAAGGAGACCTTTGAGCAGGGCATCAGGCTGGCGGTCCAGGCAGCCCTCCTTTCACCCAGCTTTCTGTTTCGCGTGGAGATCGACCCTCCCGCTCCGGCCGGCACACGGAACGCTAGGTCCCTTAACGACTGGGAACTGGCATCTCGGCTAAGCTACTTCCTTTGGTCGTCGATGCCTGATGGCGAGCTTTTTGCTTTGGCTGAGTCTGGCAAACTCAAAGATCCGGCATCTCTGGCCGCTCAGGTGGCCCGAATGCTTAGGGACCCTAGGGCGTCTTCGCTGACTGAGAACTTCGCCTCGCAATGGCTGAACCTGCGCAAGCTCGACCGCGCGACGCCTGACCCCGACCTGTTTCCAATGTGGTCCGAAGACCTTCGCGATTCCATGCGCGAGGAGACCGAGCGCTTCTTCGCGGGGGTGGTCCGAGAGGACCGCAGCGTGCTCGACTTTCTCGATGCGAACTACACGTATCTGAACGAGCCTTTGGCACAGCTTTACGGGATCCAGGGGATCTCTGGCCAGCAGTTTCAGAGAGTGCTTCTCACTGACAAACGCCGCGCCGGCATCGTCACCCAGGGCGCCCTGCTCACCCTCACCTCAAATCCCAACCGAACGTCGCCGGTCAAGCGGGGAAAGTGGGTCCTGGAGAACCTCCTCGGCGAGCCTCCTCCTCCCCCACCGCCTGGCATCGCGCCCCTCCCGGGTGACACCGACAAGGTGCCCACGATGACGGTCAAGGAGCGTCTGCGTCTGCATCGCCAAAACCCGGAGTGTGGGGTATGCCACGTAAAGATGGATGCCATCGGCTTTGGGCTGGAGAATTTCGACGCCATCGGCCGATGGCGAACCAAAGACGGCCCGTTCACGGTCGATGCCAGCGAGAAGATGGGCGACGGCACCTTGATCGCGGGTCCAGAAGGTCTGCGCGGCTACCTGCTGAAGCGCAAGCACGACTTCGTGCGGACCCTTGCCGACCGGCTGCTCACCTTTGCCCTCGGCCGAGGCATGGAATCCAGCGACGAAGCTGCCATCGGCCAGATCGCCGCGCGGGCGGCCAAGGAGGGCTATCGCTTCTCCTCGGTCGTTTCAGCGGTCGTAACCAGTGAGCCGTTTCTCAAGCGCCGTACCCGGTAA